In a genomic window of Thermoproteus tenax Kra 1:
- a CDS encoding thiolase family protein — protein MREVWIVGYARTPIGKFGGALRDVKTAHLAAFAIRKSLERVGLDGKLVDEVVIGSTLQGGQGQSLARQAALYAGLPVTTSAYTVNRVCSSGMQAVIEAYREIAVGDADIVIAGGAESMSTAPLAIPYDSRWGVKHLIGRQQALVDLMVYDGLTDPTNNMLMGEETDLLAREWGITRQELDQVAYESHMRAWRATENKWFLDMEPIEENLGGVPVRLDRDEGIRPDTSLEKLAKLKPAFRPDGVLTAGNSSQLSDGAAVLVLASAERARELGLRPVAKILGYSWHMVEPWRFVEAPIYAVQKLLKKLGVDITYFDYFENNEAFAVNNVLFHRVLQVSYEKLNPFGGAIALGHPLGASGARVITTLISVLKVKGAKRGIAALCHGTGGGTAIAIELA, from the coding sequence ATGCGCGAGGTCTGGATAGTGGGGTATGCGAGGACTCCCATAGGCAAGTTCGGAGGCGCCCTCCGCGACGTCAAGACGGCCCATCTTGCCGCTTTTGCGATACGCAAGTCGTTGGAGAGGGTCGGCCTTGACGGTAAGCTTGTCGATGAAGTGGTAATAGGCTCTACTCTTCAAGGCGGTCAAGGGCAGAGCCTTGCGAGGCAAGCGGCGCTCTATGCGGGCCTGCCTGTCACTACAAGCGCCTATACGGTGAACAGAGTGTGTTCATCGGGCATGCAGGCCGTGATCGAGGCGTACAGAGAAATCGCCGTAGGCGATGCCGACATAGTTATCGCTGGAGGTGCTGAGTCTATGTCCACAGCCCCTCTCGCGATCCCCTACGATTCCCGTTGGGGCGTGAAGCATTTGATAGGCCGCCAACAAGCGCTGGTCGATTTGATGGTCTACGATGGTCTCACCGACCCCACAAACAACATGCTCATGGGCGAGGAGACCGACTTGCTCGCCAGAGAGTGGGGTATAACTCGCCAGGAGTTGGACCAAGTGGCGTACGAGAGCCACATGAGGGCTTGGAGGGCCACTGAAAATAAGTGGTTCTTGGACATGGAGCCTATAGAGGAGAACCTAGGCGGGGTGCCCGTCAGGCTTGATAGAGACGAGGGGATAAGGCCTGATACAAGCCTTGAGAAGTTAGCCAAGCTCAAGCCCGCCTTCAGGCCAGACGGAGTGCTTACGGCCGGAAACTCGAGCCAACTCTCAGACGGCGCGGCTGTGTTAGTCTTAGCCTCGGCAGAGAGAGCGAGGGAGCTCGGCCTAAGGCCTGTGGCGAAGATCTTGGGCTATTCTTGGCATATGGTGGAGCCTTGGAGGTTCGTAGAGGCGCCGATCTACGCCGTACAGAAGCTTTTGAAGAAATTGGGCGTAGATATAACATATTTCGACTACTTTGAGAACAACGAGGCCTTTGCGGTCAACAACGTGCTCTTCCACAGAGTGTTGCAGGTGTCCTATGAGAAGCTCAATCCCTTCGGAGGCGCAATCGCGTTGGGCCATCCCTTGGGCGCCTCAGGAGCGCGTGTGATCACCACTCTAATATCTGTATTAAAGGTTAAGGGAGCCAAGCGCGGCATAGCGGCGCTCTGCCACGGCACTGGAGGCGGGACCGCCATAGCCATAGAGCTGGCTTGA